In Brachyhypopomus gauderio isolate BG-103 chromosome 2, BGAUD_0.2, whole genome shotgun sequence, the DNA window TTAGTTGAAAATATCTGTTCTCTATAAAGAGCAGATAATGCACACTTAAGGGTGTGAATACTGCTTTGAAAGTTTAGTGCTtattgtgtgcgtgtttgtatgTGCGCACAGTTTAAAATAtctatatataaatgtatgcgTAAGAAGGGTGTCCATAGAGATTTGCTTTTCCTTCACAGCACCAGTAGTAACCAACAGCAGTGGCAACTATTCATAGCTTGCGACAGAAAATGTGGCAGTAGTATCCTGCAACAACTTGGTTAGGTAATGTCTCAAACAGGAGGATATTGTATAGCAGTTACTAGGTTCTGTGTGGTCTTATTGCTTTGCAAAAGTTCTTTCTATTTGTCTGACTTTCTCACTCCAAGGGTTACATCCACAGACCTTAGTCTGTCCAGTACACCTTTTGCTGTGAAATTTgctgttttttaattttttattttaaggtGGTTTTTAAGTTAAAGCCATTTTGCTTACAGGGCCATCATTGGTTGTTTTGTATTGAAATGTCGGTACTGTTCTGGTTGATCATAGCTTCTTCACATTCTGCGTAGTGAcacagtgtctgtctgtctctcttgtgCTCTTTCACTGCAGGATCTGGGTCTGCCCATCACGGATGCGCAGCTGAGCGAGATGGAGGCCCACGTGGAGGACATCGACTTCGCCAGGGCGGCAGAGGAAGAGCGTAAGCTCCGCCACGACGTCATGGCGCACGTGCACACCTTCGCCCACTGCTGCCCCACCGCTGCTCCCATCATACATCTGGGTGCTACTTCCTGTTATGTGGGAGACAACACGGTGAGGAGATGCACCTAGGGCCACGTATGGCAGTGGGGaacctctacgccctctcagagggcctaaaatattcttaaaacattatatataattatccaattttattttatctacttacagttttacaatcgacatctaaacaattacaaaaatctgtgttggaatgtgaggggttaagtggaagcctgtgagcctgtgtctccccctatcaagactgtgatgcccgctgttcgtttacagagggcctggcagttataattcagcgcaataccagtttcaaatgacagtaaaattgaccaatcatatcttccctcttagtgggcgggattaactgtatgatcatttctgcccgctgtgacgacgctagctgtcgttagcgtaccaccgctagctagtttcgattcatccctttgatgccctcgtgcgcgttgtttacatattccgcttccgaggaacatggagctgtggaccttattttgttggaaccttattttgcttaagaagttatctagtacagatattattgtttattgcgtttctaaagctgtactgtcatctcagttttttctttattgcagtttattaggagaggataagttatttttttcggggggtggtggtagcgggcccaggtttaatggtcacggttcgctactgatgtaTGGCATAGGCAGGTTGGAGATACTCTCACATATGTGAGTATTACACTGAACAAAACTGTGCTGTTCTCTCGCTAGGATCTGATTATGCTGCGTGATGGATTTGACATCCTGCTGCCCAAGGTGAGTTCTGGTTTTACTTCATAAGGCAAGTGAATATTCCCATCTATCATCACTATCCTCTCACTCActtatttctccctctctctgtccatcttcaTCATGTTCCCTCATGtgttccctctcctcctctctctgtagCTGGCCCGCGTTATTGACAGACTGGCTAACTTCGCCGAGAAATATGCAGACCTGCCAACTCTTGGTTTCACCCACTACCAGTGAGTGGGTTTCCACTCTCCACACTACTACAACAGTACAGGATGTGTGATTTGCAGTGTGTTTTCACCATTTCTGGTGTTTTTACCATTGCCTCCTCTACCAGGCCAGCACAGCTGACCACAGTAGGGAAGCGCGCCTGCCTGTGGCTGCAGGATTTGGTCATGGACATGCGCAACCTCCAGAGAGCTCGAGATGATCTGCGTTTCCGGGGGGTGAAAGGCACCACAGGAACACAAGCCAGCTTCCTGCAGCTCTTCCAAGGAGACCATGATAAGGTTGGAGATCTTCACCGGTGTTTCCAGCTCGTTCTGTTCCAACGGCGTGGCTGTGGGTGGCTTTGTGTCTGTGGCTACAGCTTTGATTCTCTCATGTCTCTCAGGTGGAGGAGCTGGATAAAATGGTCACTGAAATGGCTGGTTTTAAAAAGTGAGCTTGTGTAGCCGTTCTCCTAACATGGGCTTCATGGGTTTCATAACATTGTATACAGTAGAAGGTATATAATTCTTAAATGAATACTTTTTAGTTTTGTGTATGTATAATGTATTGTTTTCTTTCAGGTCATACTTGGTCACAGGGCAGACGTATAGCCGGAAAGTGGACATTGACTCGCTGTCTGTACTGGCCAGTCTAGGATCCACTGTGCACAAGGCATGTCCAGCACATTTAAAAACCAACTCTACATGCTTGGTGTATTACAACTGAATGTCATTCACCCTAATAGTAATGCAGTTTGTGAGCTACACCCAAAAGATTGGTGTGACCTACAACAGCAAAACATGCCTTCCTGACACTTCCCTCCACCCAGCTAGAGCAGCAAGACCCTGCTGCAGTCACCGGTATCCTTGCAGTAACATTACTGAACTTGTCTGTTCTGTGTGTCTTCTCATAGATTTGCACGGACATCCGCCTGCTGGCAAATCAGAAAGAGATTGAAGAACCGTTTGAGAAAGAGCAGATAGGCACGTaaagtggtgtttgtgtgtctgtaatgCATCTGTGTGCGTGGTGGTGAAGGCATTAGTGAAATATGAAATACGCGGCTTGTACCAAAATGACAGAAATGTAAAGGACCTGAAACACGATCGATGCTACCTTGAtaatgctgcacacacacacctgcacacttcTGAATTGACTCAGTATGTGCTTTATAAGGACAGCAGTTGTCCGTGCGTTGTCTCCATGTCCCCTCTGACCATTTCATCACACATGGTTTAGTGCTTCTTGCTGCAGTAGATGTAGATGATCATCCAACAGGCCAACATAGACCTGATCTACCTTTACTGATCTACCCATGGAGACATTTTGTTAACAGAGAGGAATAACTTTTAATTAATGAACCTATTAAATGTCTTAGCTTGAGAGGCACAGTGCATTAAATAACACCatggtttatttatatataatacataaatATGTAATGTGCATGCAGGTTCAAGTGCTATGCCATATAAGAGGAACCCAATGCGTGCTGAGCGCTGCTGTAGCCTGGCCCGCCACCTGATGGCGCTGGTGTCTGATCCGCTCCAGACAGCCTCAGTGCAGTGGCTGGAGAGAACTCTGGATGACAGTGCGAACAGGTCCCGCCCACAGCTGAGACCACTCTTCACTCATTGTTACCTGCATGATTTGTTGACACTTAAATGTATTTGACAAGATTTCTCCACCTCTTTGCTATCTAAACACTGACTCAAACAATTGTTCTCATTTCTAATTTGCATTTAGGAAGTTGCtgcatatatataatgtatatataaataatattttaaaaactgctctgaaagtgtgtgtCTCCTCAATTTTGTGTAGGAGGATTTCTCTGCCAGAGTCCTTCCTCACAGCTGATATCATCCTCAGCACACTGCAGAACATCACTGAGGGTCTGGTGGTCTACccgaaggtgtgtgtgtgtggctcgtGACCGCCTGGAGAAGGAAGATGTGTGTCTCCCTGTCTGTATTTCACTGTATATCACTTGTCTGTATACATCATCTCTCTTCCACTCAGCACCTGTATCTTCCTTTTGCCGCCTTCTGCAGGTGATCGAGAGGCACATCCGGCATGAGCTGCCCTTCATGGCCACTGAGAACATTATAATGGCCATGGTTAAGGCAGGAGGGAACAGGCAGGTAAGAGCCTCAACCTTCGCTAAACGTTCAGTGGCGTCGCTGATGGATCACAAGCATCCACACTGTCCCGTTCTGACACACCTGACCTCGTGTTTCATGTCCTGAGAACAGGAGTGCCATGAGAAGATTCGGGTGCTGTCTCAGCAGGCGGCGGCCGTAGTGAAGCAGGACGGCGGGGATAATGACCTCCTGGACCGAGTGCAGGCTGACCCCTACTTCACCCCAATACTCCACCAGCTGGACGCTCTGCTGGACCCGACAACATTCACTGGCCGAGCCCCACAACAGGTACAGCAAACAtcactgtgcatgtgtgcatgtatgcatatacattagggctgcacgattaatcgtatttttatcgttatcgcgatgtgaagtttcacgataaacacatcgaaagagccacgataactccttgaataacagcaaactcaaattgcgttatcctcgtccagcaatagagggagctattcgcgctgcagactatgatcacgtgacgtaagtaggcaagaggcagagtgaggcagagttgccaggttcgcggttttcacgccaaattgggcttgtttgaaaatccagccgcgggtaaaaattctggggccgcgcggtgcggttttttgggctacttttgagttggactactgcggaagttacaagtcaacactaagaatcaatcgcgatataatacttaatttgtctctagttcacactcgcagattttgtgcggaaaacttttgtaggacttggcaaccctggagtggggtgaacaccctcatcagacacgcgatttggtttaagcctggtttacacttgatgcggcgcgagggtccgggaggcgaaaataacgtaatcgcggtggcttcgcccgtgtgcaatggcctcgcgcgctgtcgattcacgaggtcgtgcacctctcgaattttgtaagttcgcgcgcgccgcgtctcggcgcaatgacaacagtcatgtttgcagggttcatacacctatacaaggtggaattcaagcacttgtacgtcactttcaaggtccatttcaataattcccagcacgttattgaattaaatatttatacatatactctaaatgattcgaaataattcgcttttttatcacattatttaatgttattatttatttaaagttcgcgcgcgccgcgtctcggcgcaatgagaacagtcatgtttgcggggttcatacacctatacaaggtggaattcaagcacttgtacgtcactttcaaggtccatttcaataattcccagcacgttattgaattaaatatttatacaaatactctaaatgattcgaaataattcgcttttttatcacattatttaatggatatttattttcaaaacgcccaatcttaacgtcttcacgttctctcatgtttcgtcctggaattacaagaggctcgtatttgttaacgtaatacaagagaattgttcagtcagacagatatttgttgtgaaacgaagtagttacaatttcaagccttttcaaatactttagcctaaattccagcacttttcaaacctgaaacacaaagcaacattaaaattggtcaggtaaaagttcattcccctgtatttgaggggtgtttttttatactactaggcctacatatcgtttcggacaacactgcaaagaatgtgacacggcaagattaaacgcttccgccgttcgcggaggttaacggggtgtgcggagtcgctcactcgtgaaagtataaacctagattgaatctattgttgaataaacctgcaaaatatttggaattattctggattcattacacagtaaaaaaaaaaaacgaattaaccctcctgtcgtgttcgggtcaaatctgaccgatttacaacttaaaccactcataaatattgtgttttacatctgattgctgcaaggccttatgccatcctccacactatgcactggaacatataaaagtgatgatcatctttttcattgaattttgtgtgttttaaaccaacgttttacatctgtgttgttgccggtcaagcgtgaccatcacaggaaatgaatgggtattcagaatatattcatctatcagacagaaaacatccccatacacactcacacacacacacatacctatacacagctacacacacagacacacacctacacacacacacacctacacacaccacacacacactcgctctctctcacacacacacacacctaaacacacagacacacacctacacacacacagacacacacacctacacacacacacacacacctacacacacacagacactcactcactcgctcactcactcactcgctcacacacccacctacacacacagacatacacacatacagacacacctacacacacagacacacacacacacacgttgtgcctatgtttgcaaggcccctctgatctgagtgtgacatgccactcatgtgcatgaattcacacacacactcactcacacacctacacacacctaaacacacacctacacacacacacacacctacacacacagacacacacacacacatgttatgcctatgtttgcaaggcccctctgatctgagtgtgacatgccactcatgtgcatgaattcacacacatgcacacacacacacacacacacacacacactcacacactcattcactcactcactcacacacctaaacacacacagacacacacacacacacacagacacatgttatgcctatgtttgcaaggcacactctgatctgagtgtgacatgccactcatgtgcatgaatttacatgcgcgcgtgcacacacacacacacacacactcactcactcattcacacacacacctacacacacacactcactcattcacacacacacacacctaaacacacacagacactcacacacacacacctacacacacacagacacacctacacacacacctacagacacagacacacacacgttatgccggTGTTTGCAAGGTGGTGTTTGCAagggttttttgtgtgttaaaacagaccggtctctgaagaccgggaacactaaagtaaaaaacgtgaggtcaacaaaaccgaagggttaacgtgctgctgttcagagagacactacatctctgtattttaatcttaatttatcgtggttcacatcgatatcgggatatccaacaatgttatcgcacatcgtaattctagtccatatcgtgcacccctaataTACATTAATTGTTATTAGTTATATacagattttttaaattatgaaTTAATAGATTTTTTTAACATATGTTGATTTTCAATTTTTGCTACAGAACAGTGCATTTTTTTCTGTGGATTTATTAAATTATAAAtaattgtttctctctctctctgtctctctcaggtgGCTAGATTTCTTTCTGAGGAAGTCAAACCAGTGCTTGAGCCATATAATAGCAAAATGGATGTTAAGATTGAGCTGGAACTGTGAGGCACACTAGCAAGTTTCTATAAAACGAATCAAAGTGGAAAAGCAACGTAATGTGATGAGGACATCGACTTTGCGGTCAAAAATCAACGTTGTCAATAAACCTTGCTGTTTCCTGTATTTGATGCATCGTGATGTTATGGTGTTTTTTCTACAGTAGTGCTGTAGCAGAGATAATCGAGCCACCGTCAGCGTTGCTGGATCGTTGGAATATTTTTGATAGTGTGAAAAAGTGATAATTAAGTGATAAAGAGGGAATGCGTGGTTTAGGCTACTCCAAGCCGCAGAGAAATACATGGGTGAATGAAAGATAATGCAAAACGGGCATTTCAACGGGGAAACAATTCCATGTGTCTTAATACACGTTTGCAGAAATCAATATGAACTCTTGCTGCATTCTAAGCAGGACCCGATTCAGGATCCTCTGAAACTATCGCTAGTAATACTGATCCTTATTTCTAGCTAATTCAAACCCACGTCACCATTTATCACTAACCGACTAACACTCTTGTTTCTGCTTGAATGTAATGCCCTACATTTATTTCATTCGTGAGTATTAAAGCCGACAACTATGACATGAGTGTGATGGCACTGCAGAGTAATCCAGATTTTACGGTAATGCGTGTCTCGATTCGGAGGGAGGAAGAACTATTCAAACTCGAGCAG includes these proteins:
- the adsl gene encoding adenylosuccinate lyase → MEASVDEFMKYRSPLVSRYASKEMAYNFSDRKKFTTWRKLWIYLAKAEKDLGLPITDAQLSEMEAHVEDIDFARAAEEERKLRHDVMAHVHTFAHCCPTAAPIIHLGATSCYVGDNTDLIMLRDGFDILLPKLARVIDRLANFAEKYADLPTLGFTHYQPAQLTTVGKRACLWLQDLVMDMRNLQRARDDLRFRGVKGTTGTQASFLQLFQGDHDKVEELDKMVTEMAGFKKSYLVTGQTYSRKVDIDSLSVLASLGSTVHKICTDIRLLANQKEIEEPFEKEQIGSSAMPYKRNPMRAERCCSLARHLMALVSDPLQTASVQWLERTLDDSANRRISLPESFLTADIILSTLQNITEGLVVYPKVIERHIRHELPFMATENIIMAMVKAGGNRQECHEKIRVLSQQAAAVVKQDGGDNDLLDRVQADPYFTPILHQLDALLDPTTFTGRAPQQVARFLSEEVKPVLEPYNSKMDVKIELEL